The following are encoded in a window of Bradyrhizobium sp. WBOS07 genomic DNA:
- a CDS encoding ABC transporter permease has protein sequence MTDAALPSPLTHADELDSPARRARRRLFKRKAAVFGLIVLTMFMLLAVLAPLIVPYDPIATSWSLVRKPPNAAHWFGTDELGRDILSRIVYGARASLLAGLISVAIALGIGVPLGLLAGYRGGFIDALISRVTDAMLACPFLILAIALAAFLGPSLGNAMIAIGISATPIFIRLTRGQVLVVKAEDYVEAARALGNPPWRIALSHILPNILPALLVQATLSIAAAIIAEAALSFLGLGQQPPAPSWGSMLNAAQRFLTQAPWMAIWPGLAIFLVVLSLNLLGDGLRDALDPRQR, from the coding sequence ATGACCGACGCCGCGCTGCCGAGCCCTCTCACGCATGCCGACGAGCTGGACAGCCCGGCCCGCCGCGCGCGTCGGCGGCTGTTCAAGCGGAAGGCGGCGGTGTTCGGCCTCATCGTGCTCACGATGTTCATGCTGCTCGCCGTGCTAGCCCCGCTCATCGTGCCCTATGATCCCATCGCGACGAGCTGGAGCCTGGTGCGCAAGCCGCCCAATGCGGCGCACTGGTTCGGCACCGACGAGCTCGGCCGCGACATCCTCAGCCGCATCGTCTACGGCGCGCGCGCCTCCCTGCTGGCGGGCCTCATCTCGGTTGCGATCGCGCTCGGCATCGGCGTTCCGCTCGGCCTCCTCGCCGGTTATCGCGGCGGCTTCATCGATGCGCTGATCAGCCGGGTCACCGACGCGATGCTGGCGTGCCCATTCCTGATCCTGGCGATCGCGCTTGCTGCGTTCCTCGGGCCGAGCCTCGGCAATGCCATGATCGCGATCGGCATTTCGGCAACCCCGATCTTCATCCGCCTGACCCGCGGCCAGGTCCTCGTGGTCAAGGCCGAGGACTATGTCGAGGCGGCGCGCGCGCTCGGCAATCCGCCGTGGCGGATCGCGCTCTCGCATATCCTGCCGAACATCCTGCCCGCGTTGCTGGTGCAGGCGACGCTCTCGATCGCCGCCGCCATCATCGCCGAGGCCGCGCTGTCGTTCCTCGGCCTCGGCCAGCAACCGCCGGCACCGTCCTGGGGCAGCATGCTGAACGCCGCGCAACGCTTCCTGACACAGGCGCCGTGGATGGCGATCTGGCCGGGACTTGCGATCTTTCTCGTGGTGCTGTCGCTGAACCTGCTCGGCGACGGCCTGCGCGACGCGCTCGATCCGCGGCAGCGGTAG
- a CDS encoding ABC transporter permease: protein MLNFLARRLAQIVPTLFFVSVLIFSLQQLLPGDPALVMAGEERDPAVIEQIRRQYRLDQPVPVQYVYWIKGVLAGDFGESLRNKMPVRELIAQKLPVTLQLGSMAIVIAFLIGIPAGIVAAVKKGSAWDYCANLFALWGISTPNFWLGIMLIFLFSIELGWLPASGYVPLTENWRASLAVTIMPAFVLGNAIAAVLMRHTRSAMLQVLESDYVRTARAKGLLERSVILKHAMRNALTPVITLGALELGTLLSGAVLTEQIFSIPGFGKLIVDAVFNRDYAVVQGVVLVTATIYITLNLVADIAYILVNPRLRG, encoded by the coding sequence ATGCTGAACTTCCTCGCCCGCCGCCTTGCGCAGATCGTGCCGACGCTGTTCTTCGTCTCGGTGCTGATCTTCTCGCTACAGCAATTGCTGCCGGGCGATCCCGCGCTGGTGATGGCGGGCGAAGAGCGCGATCCGGCCGTGATCGAGCAGATCCGCCGCCAGTACCGGCTCGATCAGCCCGTGCCGGTCCAATACGTCTACTGGATCAAGGGCGTGCTCGCGGGCGATTTCGGCGAGTCGCTGCGCAACAAGATGCCGGTGCGCGAGCTGATCGCGCAGAAGTTGCCGGTGACTCTGCAGCTCGGCTCGATGGCGATCGTGATCGCGTTCCTGATCGGCATTCCCGCCGGCATCGTCGCCGCCGTCAAGAAGGGTTCGGCCTGGGACTATTGCGCGAACCTGTTTGCGCTGTGGGGCATCTCGACGCCGAACTTCTGGCTCGGGATCATGCTGATCTTCCTGTTCTCGATCGAGCTCGGCTGGCTGCCGGCGTCCGGCTACGTGCCGCTCACAGAGAACTGGCGCGCCAGCCTGGCGGTCACCATCATGCCGGCCTTCGTGCTCGGCAATGCGATTGCCGCTGTCCTGATGCGGCATACGCGCAGCGCCATGCTTCAGGTGCTGGAAAGCGACTACGTCCGCACCGCACGCGCCAAGGGCCTGTTGGAGCGCTCGGTGATCCTCAAGCATGCCATGCGCAATGCGCTGACCCCCGTCATCACCCTCGGCGCGCTCGAGCTCGGCACCCTGCTGTCCGGCGCCGTCCTGACCGAGCAGATCTTCTCCATTCCCGGCTTCGGCAAGCTGATCGTGGATGCCGTGTTCAACCGCGATTATGCCGTGGTGCAGGGCGTGGTGCTGGTGACGGCCACGATCTACATCACGCTGAACCTCGTGGCCGACATCGCCTACATCCTCGTCAATCCGCGGCTTCGGGGCTAG
- a CDS encoding ABC transporter substrate-binding protein → MKMFRLAATAAALLLSIGAVQAQTTLRIGLAEDPDILDPTMARTYVGRIVFSAFCDKLFDIDEKLNIVPQLALSSETVDDGKGLVIKLRPGVKFHDGEPLDAEAVKFSLERHLTFTGSFRKPELASVDHIEVVDPLTVKLVLKSPFSPLLAQLTDRAGMIMSPKAAKEAGDKFGLRPVCAGPYKFVERVQQDRIVFEKFADYWNKDNVFIDKIVFQPIVDATVRLANLKSGGLDLIERVLATDLKDVRADSRLKVATAIELGYQGITLNIGKDKAKGPLSQSAKVRQALDLAIDREAINQVVFNGEFKPGNQWVNPDHPYYQGAFPIRSRDVAKAKALLKEAGVTPPVSVDFLVPKGAETEAVAQVVQSMASEAGLDMKIRVTEFATSLKQAETGDYQAFMLAWSGRIDPDGNSYVFLHKDAPQNYSAWNNPQADKALQDARLVTDPAKRKASYETLAKLVQEEEPLLYLYHRRIIIAHTTRLEGYKQMPDGLVRVIGLKLK, encoded by the coding sequence ATGAAGATGTTTCGCCTGGCCGCAACGGCCGCCGCTCTCCTGTTGTCGATCGGAGCCGTGCAGGCTCAGACCACGCTTCGCATAGGCCTCGCCGAGGACCCCGATATCCTCGATCCCACGATGGCGCGCACCTATGTCGGCCGCATCGTGTTCTCCGCCTTCTGCGACAAGCTGTTCGACATCGACGAGAAGCTCAACATCGTGCCGCAGCTCGCGCTGTCGAGCGAGACCGTCGACGACGGCAAGGGCCTCGTCATCAAGTTGCGCCCCGGCGTGAAATTCCACGACGGCGAGCCGCTCGATGCCGAGGCCGTCAAGTTCTCGCTGGAACGCCATCTGACGTTCACCGGCTCGTTCCGCAAGCCGGAGCTGGCCTCGGTCGATCACATCGAGGTGGTCGATCCCCTCACCGTCAAGCTGGTGCTGAAGTCGCCGTTCTCGCCGCTGCTCGCCCAGCTCACCGACCGTGCCGGCATGATAATGTCGCCGAAGGCCGCGAAAGAGGCCGGCGACAAGTTCGGCCTGCGCCCGGTCTGCGCCGGCCCCTACAAATTCGTCGAGCGGGTGCAGCAGGACCGCATCGTGTTCGAGAAGTTCGCCGACTACTGGAATAAGGACAACGTCTTCATCGACAAGATCGTGTTCCAGCCAATCGTCGATGCCACCGTGCGGCTCGCGAACCTGAAATCCGGCGGGCTCGACCTGATCGAGCGCGTGCTCGCCACGGATCTGAAGGACGTGCGCGCGGATTCGCGGCTGAAGGTCGCGACCGCCATCGAGCTCGGCTATCAGGGCATCACGCTCAACATCGGCAAGGACAAGGCCAAGGGACCGCTCAGCCAGTCCGCCAAGGTGCGGCAGGCGCTCGACCTCGCCATCGACCGCGAGGCGATCAACCAGGTCGTGTTCAACGGCGAGTTCAAACCAGGCAACCAATGGGTCAATCCGGATCACCCCTATTATCAGGGTGCATTTCCCATCCGCAGCCGTGATGTCGCCAAGGCCAAGGCGCTGCTCAAGGAAGCCGGCGTGACGCCGCCAGTCAGCGTCGACTTTCTGGTGCCGAAGGGTGCCGAAACCGAAGCCGTGGCCCAAGTGGTGCAATCCATGGCGAGCGAAGCCGGCTTGGATATGAAGATCCGGGTTACCGAGTTCGCAACGTCGCTGAAGCAGGCCGAAACCGGCGACTATCAGGCCTTCATGCTGGCATGGAGCGGACGCATCGACCCCGACGGCAATTCCTACGTGTTCTTGCACAAGGACGCGCCGCAGAACTACAGCGCATGGAACAACCCTCAGGCCGACAAGGCGCTGCAGGACGCGCGGCTGGTCACCGATCCCGCCAAGCGCAAGGCGAGCTATGAGACGCTCGCCAAGCTCGTGCAGGAGGAGGAGCCGCTGCTCTACCTCTATCACCGCCGCATCATCATCGCGCACACGACCAGGCTCGAAGGCTACAAGCAGATGCCCGACGGCCTCGTGCGCGTGATCGGGCTGAAGTTGAAGTGA
- a CDS encoding ABC transporter ATP-binding protein — MALLEVNGLVKHFVAQRSLFGRPLAHVRAVDGVSFSLQAGKTLALVGESGCGKSTISRLVLRLIEPDAGTIRFDGRDLLALDAGGLRAFRREAQIIFQDPYASLNPRMTVGQILTEPLALHDLVPPAQRRARVAELLRLVGLEPRLARRYPHEFSGGQRQRIAIARALAVEPKLIICDEPVSALDVSIRAQILNLLRELQDRLGLAYIFVSHDLAVVKHIADQVAVMNLGQIVETAEADALFAAPRHPYSRALLSAIPLPQPKAKRTTVLLEGEIPSALNPPAGCRFHTRCPFVIERCRSEAPKLTADGTGHAAACHRTAELPSADAILPVAGGFSPALARLVAAFSQKTEGRSSAGVGIQDTASTTK; from the coding sequence ATGGCGCTGCTCGAGGTCAACGGCCTAGTCAAGCATTTCGTCGCCCAGCGCTCGCTGTTCGGCCGGCCGCTGGCGCACGTCAGGGCGGTCGATGGTGTTTCCTTCTCGCTTCAGGCCGGCAAGACACTGGCGCTGGTCGGCGAATCCGGCTGCGGCAAATCCACGATCAGCCGCCTGGTGCTGCGGCTGATCGAGCCGGATGCCGGCACGATCCGCTTTGACGGCCGCGACCTGCTCGCGCTCGACGCCGGCGGCTTGCGTGCCTTCCGCCGCGAGGCGCAGATCATCTTCCAGGACCCCTATGCCTCGCTCAACCCGCGCATGACGGTCGGCCAGATCCTGACCGAACCGCTGGCGCTGCACGATCTCGTGCCGCCTGCGCAGCGCCGCGCGCGCGTCGCCGAGCTGCTGCGGCTGGTCGGGTTGGAGCCGCGACTGGCCCGGCGCTATCCGCACGAATTCTCCGGCGGCCAGCGCCAGCGCATCGCCATCGCCCGCGCGCTCGCGGTCGAACCGAAGCTGATCATCTGCGACGAGCCGGTCTCGGCGCTCGACGTCTCGATCCGCGCGCAGATCCTGAACCTGCTGCGCGAGCTGCAGGACCGGCTCGGCCTCGCCTACATCTTCGTCTCGCACGACCTCGCCGTGGTCAAGCACATCGCCGACCAGGTGGCGGTGATGAATCTCGGCCAGATCGTCGAGACGGCAGAGGCCGATGCGCTGTTCGCCGCGCCACGTCATCCCTACAGCCGGGCGCTGCTGTCCGCGATCCCGCTGCCACAGCCGAAGGCGAAACGAACGACGGTCCTGCTGGAGGGCGAGATCCCGAGCGCGCTCAATCCGCCGGCCGGCTGCCGTTTCCACACCCGCTGCCCGTTCGTGATCGAGCGTTGCCGCAGCGAGGCGCCGAAGCTCACGGCGGACGGCACCGGCCATGCCGCCGCCTGTCACCGAACGGCAGAGCTGCCGTCTGCCGATGCCATTCTGCCGGTAGCGGGCGGATTTTCGCCGGCGCTTGCAAGATTGGTCGCGGCTTTCAGCCAAAAGACGGAAGGCCGGAGCTCCGCCGGGGTTGGTATACAAGACACTGCGTCCACAACGAAATAG
- a CDS encoding ABC transporter ATP-binding protein, which produces MSASPLIEIRDLRIRFHGDDGRITHAVDSVDLSVANGATLGLVGESGCGKSVTSLAIMGLLPKQSAEITGAIRFDGLDLLRTTDQTLRDLRGNRLAMIFQEPMTSLNPSFTIGDQIIETILRHRGGSRKSARERTIELLRRVHIPSPERRIDEYPHKLSGGMRQRVMIAMALACDPHLLIADEPTTALDVTLQAQILELMRELKAASGAAIILITHDLGVVAEVCDEVAVMYAGEIVERAPVDELFSAPQHPYTVGLLGSIPRLDHRAEQLATIEGMVPNMAQPPAGCRFAARCPFVLDACTHTPPPLLEISPGHLSRCIRAPLERLVA; this is translated from the coding sequence ATGAGCGCGAGCCCTCTCATCGAGATCAGGGACCTGCGCATCCGTTTCCACGGCGACGACGGCCGCATCACCCACGCGGTCGACAGCGTCGATCTCAGCGTGGCCAACGGCGCGACGCTGGGCCTCGTCGGCGAATCCGGCTGCGGCAAAAGCGTGACGTCGCTCGCGATCATGGGCCTCTTGCCGAAACAAAGCGCGGAAATAACCGGCGCGATCCGCTTCGACGGCCTCGATCTGCTGCGGACGACGGATCAGACCCTGCGCGATTTGCGCGGCAACCGGCTCGCGATGATCTTCCAGGAGCCGATGACCTCGCTCAATCCGAGCTTCACGATCGGCGACCAGATCATCGAGACCATCTTGCGCCATCGCGGCGGCTCGCGAAAAAGCGCGCGCGAGCGGACGATCGAGCTGTTGCGCCGCGTCCACATCCCCTCGCCCGAAAGGCGCATCGACGAATATCCGCACAAGCTTTCGGGCGGCATGCGCCAGCGCGTGATGATCGCGATGGCGCTGGCCTGCGATCCGCATCTCCTGATCGCGGACGAGCCGACCACGGCGCTCGACGTCACCCTGCAGGCCCAGATCCTGGAGCTGATGCGCGAGCTGAAGGCCGCCAGCGGCGCCGCCATCATCCTGATCACCCACGATCTCGGCGTCGTCGCCGAAGTCTGCGACGAGGTCGCGGTGATGTATGCCGGCGAAATCGTCGAGCGTGCACCGGTGGACGAGCTGTTCTCCGCCCCGCAGCATCCTTACACAGTGGGCCTGCTCGGCTCGATCCCGCGGCTCGACCATCGCGCCGAGCAGCTTGCGACGATCGAAGGCATGGTGCCGAACATGGCGCAGCCGCCAGCCGGCTGCCGTTTCGCGGCACGCTGCCCGTTCGTGCTGGACGCCTGCACCCATACGCCGCCGCCATTGCTCGAAATCAGCCCCGGCCATCTCTCGCGCTGCATCCGCGCGCCGCTCGAACGTCTGGTGGCGTGA
- a CDS encoding DUF1028 domain-containing protein, with protein sequence MTWSIIAKDPATGQFGIAVATRFFAVGARVPYIAAGLGAIATQAFVNPYYGIDGVKLLREGLNVHDVLATLLAADEGRESRQVHIMDASGAIAAHTGRDCVDWCGHVAGSGYSIAGNMLAGADVLAETAKTYLANDSLPFPRRLLAAMRAGEAAGGDKRGKQSAALLIHGEEEWPALDIRADDHHDPLGELERLERVSHELWVHFRASMPTRKNPAGNTDRSVIDASIAASRARLS encoded by the coding sequence ATGACCTGGTCGATCATAGCGAAAGATCCTGCCACCGGCCAGTTCGGCATCGCGGTCGCGACCCGGTTCTTCGCCGTCGGCGCCCGCGTGCCCTATATCGCGGCCGGCCTCGGCGCGATCGCGACGCAGGCCTTCGTCAATCCCTATTACGGCATCGACGGGGTCAAGCTGCTGCGCGAGGGTCTCAACGTCCACGACGTGCTCGCAACGCTGCTCGCGGCGGACGAGGGCCGCGAAAGCCGGCAGGTCCACATCATGGATGCGAGCGGCGCAATCGCGGCGCATACCGGCCGCGACTGCGTCGACTGGTGCGGGCATGTCGCGGGCAGCGGATATTCGATCGCCGGCAACATGCTCGCGGGCGCCGACGTGCTCGCCGAGACGGCAAAGACCTATCTCGCCAATGACAGCCTGCCCTTCCCGCGCCGCCTGCTCGCGGCGATGCGCGCAGGGGAAGCCGCCGGCGGCGACAAGCGCGGCAAGCAATCCGCGGCGCTGCTGATTCACGGCGAGGAGGAATGGCCGGCGCTGGACATTCGCGCCGACGATCATCACGACCCGCTCGGCGAGCTCGAACGGCTCGAACGCGTCAGCCACGAGCTCTGGGTGCACTTTCGCGCGTCGATGCCGACGCGAAAGAACCCGGCCGGCAACACCGATCGCAGCGTCATCGACGCCAGCATCGCCGCAAGCCGCGCAAGACTCTCATGA
- a CDS encoding gamma-glutamyltransferase family protein has product MASNVNPDPFTTRPEIEGTFGVVATTHWIATAIGMAILEKGGNAFDAGVATAFTLQVVEPHLNGPGGDVPVIVHDVKRGRTEVICGQGPAPARATIAHYRSEGLDMVPGTGLLAACVPGTFESWMMLLRDYGTMRVRDVLEPAISYARDGYPLVERACATIQTVEQLFRKHWPTSAAVYLPNGEVPRPGTLFTNKTLAATYARILSEAESGGGGRDAEIERARKAWSQGFVAEAIDKFCRTQEVMDVSGSPHRGVLSADDMACWQPTIEAPLTYDYGRYTVCKAGVWSQGPVTLQQLALLKGFALDGLDPTGPEFIHLQIECAKLAFADREKFYGDPKFSEIPIGTLLSDAYNDERRKLVTEKASLDLRPGAVEGFGGEVKLRRAEGQREAVGALGAGEPTVGRFGEVRGDTVHFDIIDKAGNMVSSTPSGGWLQSSPVIPELGFCLGSRAQMFDLEENQPSSLAPGKRPRTTLSPSMALRDGEPYLAWGSPGGDQQDQWITQFFLRHVHCNLNLQEAIDAPAWHSEHFPISFWPRTARPGVLVVENRVPKATIANLRERGHIVEVGPDWSEGRLTAASRVGPRRRAAANPRGMQGYAAGR; this is encoded by the coding sequence ATGGCCAGCAACGTCAACCCAGATCCCTTTACGACGCGCCCCGAGATCGAGGGCACGTTCGGGGTCGTCGCCACCACGCACTGGATCGCGACCGCAATCGGCATGGCCATCCTCGAAAAGGGCGGCAACGCCTTCGACGCCGGCGTCGCCACCGCCTTCACGCTCCAGGTGGTCGAGCCGCATCTGAACGGCCCCGGCGGCGACGTGCCCGTCATCGTGCACGACGTGAAGCGCGGCCGCACCGAGGTGATCTGCGGCCAGGGCCCGGCGCCGGCACGCGCCACCATCGCGCACTACAGGAGCGAGGGCCTCGACATGGTGCCGGGCACGGGCCTGCTCGCCGCCTGCGTCCCCGGCACGTTCGAATCCTGGATGATGCTCTTGCGCGACTACGGCACGATGCGCGTGCGCGACGTGCTGGAGCCGGCGATCTCCTATGCGCGTGATGGCTACCCGCTGGTGGAGCGCGCCTGCGCCACGATCCAGACCGTCGAGCAATTGTTCCGCAAGCATTGGCCGACCTCCGCCGCCGTCTACCTGCCGAACGGCGAGGTGCCGAGGCCCGGCACACTGTTCACCAACAAGACACTGGCCGCGACCTACGCCCGGATCCTGAGCGAAGCGGAAAGCGGTGGCGGTGGCCGCGACGCCGAGATCGAGCGCGCGCGCAAAGCCTGGTCGCAAGGTTTCGTCGCCGAAGCCATCGACAAGTTCTGCCGGACCCAGGAGGTGATGGACGTCAGCGGCTCGCCGCATCGCGGCGTGCTGTCCGCCGACGACATGGCGTGCTGGCAGCCGACCATCGAGGCGCCGCTCACCTACGATTATGGCCGCTACACCGTGTGCAAGGCCGGCGTCTGGAGCCAGGGCCCGGTGACGCTGCAGCAGCTGGCGCTCCTGAAGGGCTTTGCGCTCGACGGGCTCGATCCGACCGGGCCGGAGTTCATCCATCTGCAGATCGAATGCGCCAAGCTCGCCTTCGCCGACCGCGAGAAGTTCTATGGCGATCCGAAATTCAGCGAGATCCCGATCGGGACGCTGCTGTCGGATGCATATAACGACGAGCGCCGCAAGCTCGTGACCGAGAAGGCTTCGCTCGATCTCCGGCCCGGCGCGGTCGAGGGTTTCGGCGGCGAGGTCAAGCTGCGCCGCGCAGAAGGCCAACGCGAGGCCGTTGGCGCTTTAGGCGCCGGCGAGCCGACCGTGGGGCGCTTCGGCGAGGTGCGCGGCGACACCGTGCATTTCGACATCATCGATAAGGCCGGCAACATGGTGTCGTCGACGCCGTCCGGTGGCTGGCTGCAATCCTCGCCCGTCATTCCCGAATTGGGTTTCTGCCTCGGCAGCCGCGCCCAGATGTTCGATCTGGAAGAGAACCAGCCGAGTTCGCTGGCGCCCGGCAAGCGGCCGCGCACGACGCTGTCGCCGAGCATGGCGCTGCGCGACGGCGAGCCTTACCTCGCCTGGGGCTCGCCCGGCGGCGATCAACAGGATCAGTGGATCACCCAGTTCTTCTTGCGCCACGTTCATTGCAATCTCAATCTCCAGGAAGCCATCGACGCGCCGGCCTGGCACTCCGAGCATTTCCCGATCTCGTTCTGGCCGCGCACCGCGCGCCCCGGCGTGCTCGTGGTCGAGAACCGCGTGCCCAAGGCGACGATCGCGAACCTGCGCGAGCGCGGGCACATCGTCGAGGTCGGCCCCGACTGGTCCGAAGGCCGCCTCACCGCGGCCTCGCGTGTCGGACCACGCCGGCGCGCCGCCGCCAATCCGCGCGGCATGCAAGGTTACGCCGCGGGACGCTGA
- a CDS encoding ABC transporter ATP-binding protein, translating into MSTPFVQATNLRRVFDVSKPWLNRVLEGGHLEYLKAVDHVTFDIRKGETFALVGESGSGKTTVARMVVGLLPPSAGDVLIDGVSMTDPRQAPARRKLRRRIQMIFQDPYASLNPRFRVDAIISEPIRAFDLIQGERDIRARVAELLTLVGLHPDDRLKFPHEFSGGQRQRIAIARALASDAEFIVCDEPTSALDVSVQAQILNLMRDLQDKFGLTYMFISHNLAVVRHMASRVGVMYLGRIVEIAEGRELFANPRMPYTKMLLGAVPDLAMSGRQRIPVKGEIPNPINPPSGCAFNPRCPLAFNLCRKEAPELIGGVACHAVNTAPVPA; encoded by the coding sequence ATGAGCACCCCCTTCGTTCAGGCCACAAATCTGCGCCGGGTGTTCGACGTCTCGAAGCCCTGGCTAAACCGCGTGCTCGAGGGCGGGCACCTCGAATATCTCAAGGCGGTCGACCACGTCACCTTCGACATCAGGAAGGGTGAGACGTTTGCGCTGGTCGGCGAGTCCGGCTCGGGCAAGACCACAGTGGCGCGGATGGTCGTCGGGCTGCTGCCGCCGAGCGCCGGCGACGTCCTGATCGACGGCGTCTCGATGACCGATCCGCGGCAGGCGCCGGCGCGGCGGAAGCTGCGCCGCCGCATCCAGATGATCTTCCAGGATCCCTATGCCAGCCTGAACCCGCGCTTCCGCGTCGACGCCATCATCTCCGAGCCGATCCGCGCCTTCGACCTGATCCAGGGCGAGCGCGACATCCGGGCTCGCGTCGCCGAGCTGCTCACGCTGGTCGGCCTGCATCCCGACGACCGGCTGAAGTTTCCGCACGAATTCTCGGGCGGCCAGCGTCAGCGCATCGCGATTGCGCGGGCGCTCGCTTCCGACGCCGAGTTCATCGTCTGCGACGAGCCGACTTCGGCGCTCGACGTCTCGGTGCAGGCGCAGATCCTCAACCTGATGCGCGACCTCCAGGACAAGTTCGGCCTGACCTACATGTTCATCAGCCACAACCTCGCCGTGGTCCGCCACATGGCGAGCCGCGTCGGCGTGATGTATCTCGGCCGCATCGTCGAGATCGCCGAGGGACGAGAGCTGTTCGCCAATCCGCGCATGCCCTACACCAAGATGCTGCTGGGCGCCGTGCCCGACCTTGCCATGAGCGGCCGCCAGCGCATTCCGGTGAAAGGCGAGATCCCGAACCCGATCAACCCGCCCTCCGGCTGCGCATTCAATCCGCGCTGCCCGCTGGCGTTCAATCTCTGCCGCAAGGAGGCTCCGGAACTGATCGGCGGCGTCGCCTGCCATGCGGTCAACACCGCACCGGTCCCGGCGTGA
- a CDS encoding ABC transporter ATP-binding protein, with amino-acid sequence MTEPILSVRNLQVEFASRRGTLRAIDGASFDIAKGEVLGVVGESGAGKSVTGLAVIGLIDPPGRIAGGEIRLAGQRIDHLPPEQMRRIRGKRIGMIFQDPLTSLNPLYRVGDQIVETIRTHLDLSESAARRRAIDLLAEVGIPAPDRRIDGYPHEFSGGMRQRVVIALAICAEPELIIADEPTTALDVSVQAQIISLIKRLGRDHGTAVMLVTHDMGVIAETSDRVAVMYAGRVAEIGPVQDVVRNPLHPYAKGLMGAIPTLAGDDKRLQQIPGSMPRLSAIPRGCSFNPRCAFAFDRCRVERPEPLPRGTQSVACHLYDNVPAESAA; translated from the coding sequence ATGACCGAACCAATCCTCTCCGTGCGCAACCTCCAGGTGGAGTTCGCCTCCCGCCGCGGCACGCTGCGCGCCATCGACGGCGCCTCCTTCGACATCGCCAAGGGCGAGGTGCTGGGCGTGGTCGGCGAATCCGGCGCCGGCAAATCCGTCACCGGCCTCGCCGTGATCGGCCTGATCGATCCCCCCGGCCGCATCGCCGGCGGCGAGATTCGTCTTGCCGGCCAGCGCATCGACCATCTGCCGCCGGAACAGATGCGCCGCATCCGGGGCAAGCGGATCGGCATGATCTTCCAGGACCCCCTCACCTCGCTCAATCCGCTGTACCGGGTCGGCGACCAGATCGTGGAGACGATCAGGACCCATCTGGACCTGTCCGAATCCGCCGCCCGCCGCCGCGCCATCGACCTGCTCGCCGAGGTCGGCATTCCCGCGCCGGACAGGCGCATCGACGGCTATCCGCACGAATTCTCCGGCGGCATGCGTCAGCGCGTGGTGATCGCGCTCGCGATCTGCGCCGAGCCCGAGCTGATCATCGCCGACGAGCCGACCACCGCGCTCGACGTCTCCGTGCAGGCGCAGATCATCTCGCTGATCAAGCGGCTCGGCCGCGACCACGGCACCGCCGTGATGCTGGTGACGCACGACATGGGCGTGATCGCGGAGACCTCGGACCGCGTCGCGGTGATGTATGCCGGCCGCGTCGCCGAGATCGGTCCGGTGCAGGATGTCGTCAGAAATCCGCTGCACCCCTACGCCAAGGGCTTGATGGGCGCGATTCCGACGCTGGCCGGCGACGACAAGCGCCTCCAGCAGATCCCCGGTTCGATGCCGCGCCTCTCAGCGATCCCGCGCGGCTGTTCGTTCAATCCGCGCTGCGCGTTCGCCTTCGACCGCTGCCGGGTCGAGCGGCCGGAGCCGCTGCCGCGCGGCACGCAATCGGTCGCCTGCCACCTCTACGACAACGTGCCGGCGGAGAGCGCGGCATGA